One Ranitomeya imitator isolate aRanImi1 chromosome 1, aRanImi1.pri, whole genome shotgun sequence DNA window includes the following coding sequences:
- the TEX261 gene encoding protein TEX261: protein MWFIYVLSWLSLLIQVAFVTLAIAAGLYYLAELIEEYTVATSRIIKYMIWFSTAVLVGLYLFEKFPLVMIGVGLFTNVVYFGLLQTFPFIMLTSPNFILSCALVVLNHYLAFQHFAEEYYPFSEVLAYFTFCLWLVPFAFFVSLSAGENVLPSTVPHGDDVVSNYFTKGKRGKRSGILIIFSFIKEAILPSRQKMY from the exons ATGTGGTTCATCTACGTGCTCAGCTGGCTGTCGCTGCTCATACAGGTGGCCTTTGTCACTCTGGCCATAG CCGCCGGCCTGTACTACCTGGCGGAGCTGATCGAGGAATACACGGTGGCCACCAGCAGGATCATCAAGTACATGATCTGG TTCTCCACAGCGGTGCTCGTCGGCCTCTACTTATTTGAGAAGTTCCCCCTCGTCATGATCGGCGTCGGCCTCTTCACCAACGTCGTGTACTTCGGGCTTCTGCAAACCTTCCCTTTTATTATGCTGACGTCTCCTAACTTCATCCTCTCCTGCG ctctggtggttctcAATCATTATCTGGCTTTCCAGCATTTTGCAGAAGAATATTATCCGTTCTCAGAG GTTCTGGCTTATTTCACCTTCTGCCTCTGGCTCGTCCCTTTTGCTTTCTTCGTGTCCCTGTCCGCTGGTGAGAACGTGCTGCCATCCACCGTCCCGCACGGAG ATGACGTCGTGTCGAACTATTTCACAAAGGGCAAGAGAGGGAAGCGCTCAGGAATCCTCATCATCTTCTCCTTCATCAAGGAGGCCATCCTTCCCAGCCGGCAGAAGATGTACTGA
- the ANKRD53 gene encoding ankyrin repeat domain-containing protein 53 isoform X2: MDVERDQLMAASIGNMDWLQLCMTASDSQVQADRYGFTALHMAAIHSHLRCLALLLEDHGMDVNAPSTYGWRALHLVMNQKSGHRVLPCLQYLLQRGADVNVRSQSGCTPLHRAASEGLEDCIAILVDAGANVHAEDSEGNKPIDLCHLRCRRSSARYLRSAMWKKDKKDFAREMKKLEKIKQNIEESEEDAILQMQIPCCDCPKTKNMTEELNKISLKMETSPKSAPAPQRTSSRSNKSPKITKKGILQKENTKKVMSPKGRVKVSDEERVASKNCVWNVSTNPHTSPTVCINRAPALWQGAYPEEVTKKDISSRVFLTKDEQGQLKIQTLQGQVFSPPSLPHEVIGRSLFPQRGPQERIRVLKDFKATHVFDVPRKQQSNEAHKPESEISYHLRRDLDLKFRKPHRWPLSDDLL, translated from the exons GGGTTCACCGCACTGCACATGGCGGCCATCCACAGCCATCTCCGGTGCCTGGCTCTACTGCTGGAGGACCACGGAATGGATGTGAACGCACCCAGCACCTATGGATGGCGAGCGCTGCACTTGGTGATGAATCAGAAGAGTGGGCACCGGGTGCTGCCATGTCTGCAATACCTGCTGCAGCGCGGAGCCGATGTCAATGT GCGGAGTCAGAGCGGCTGCACCCCCCTGCACCGGGCCGCCAGCGAGGGTCTGGAGGACTGTATCGCGATCCTGGTGGACGCTGGAGCCAACGTCCACGCTGAGGACTCAGAGGGCAACAAACCCATCGACCTGTGTCACCTCCGCTGCAGACGATCCTCCGCCAG GTACCTCCGCAGTGCCATGTGGAAGAAAGACAAAAAGGATTTTGCCCGGGAAATGAAGAAGTTGGAGAAAATCAAACAAAACATTGAGGAATCAGAAGAGGACGCCATATTACAGATGCAG ATTCCTTGTTGCGATTGCCCCAAAACTAAGAATATGACGGAAGAGTTGAACAAGATTAGCTTAAAAATGGAAACTTCGCCAAAGTCAGCACCAGCTCCTCAACGAACGTCCTCCAGAAGTAATAAATCTCCAAAGATAACGAAGAAGGGAATACTCCAAAAAGAAAATACCAAAAAAGTAATGTCACCAAAAGGGAGAGTAAAGGTCAGCGATGAAGAAAGGGTGGCATCGAAGAACTGTGTTTGGAACGTAAGCACCAACCCACACACATCACCCACCGTATGTATTAACCGGGCACCGGCGCTATGGCAGGGCGCTTACCCAGAAGAGGTCACCAAGAAGGACATCAGTTCCCGAGTATTTCTGACTAAAGATGAACAGGGGCAACTAAAAATCCAGACCTTACAAGGCCAAGTCTTCTCTCCACCAAGCCTGCCCCATGAAGTCATCGGGAGGAGCCTGTTCCCACAGAGAGGACCTCAGGAGCGGATACGGGTTCTCAAAGACTTCAAGGCCACTCATGTCTTTGATGTTCCAAGGAAGCAGCAGTCCAATGAGGCTCACAAGCCAGAGTCAGAAATCTCTTATCACCTAAGACGGGACCTGGACTTGAAATTCAGGAAGCCACATAGATGGCCACTGTCAGACGATCTCCTGTAG
- the ANKRD53 gene encoding ankyrin repeat domain-containing protein 53 isoform X3, which translates to MAAIHSHLRCLALLLEDHGMDVNAPSTYGWRALHLVMNQKSGHRVLPCLQYLLQRGADVNVRSQSGCTPLHRAASEGLEDCIAILVDAGANVHAEDSEGNKPIDLCHLRCRRSSARYLRSAMWKKDKKDFAREMKKLEKIKQNIEESEEDAILQMQQIPCCDCPKTKNMTEELNKISLKMETSPKSAPAPQRTSSRSNKSPKITKKGILQKENTKKVMSPKGRVKVSDEERVASKNCVWNVSTNPHTSPTVCINRAPALWQGAYPEEVTKKDISSRVFLTKDEQGQLKIQTLQGQVFSPPSLPHEVIGRSLFPQRGPQERIRVLKDFKATHVFDVPRKQQSNEAHKPESEISYHLRRDLDLKFRKPHRWPLSDDLL; encoded by the exons ATGGCGGCCATCCACAGCCATCTCCGGTGCCTGGCTCTACTGCTGGAGGACCACGGAATGGATGTGAACGCACCCAGCACCTATGGATGGCGAGCGCTGCACTTGGTGATGAATCAGAAGAGTGGGCACCGGGTGCTGCCATGTCTGCAATACCTGCTGCAGCGCGGAGCCGATGTCAATGT GCGGAGTCAGAGCGGCTGCACCCCCCTGCACCGGGCCGCCAGCGAGGGTCTGGAGGACTGTATCGCGATCCTGGTGGACGCTGGAGCCAACGTCCACGCTGAGGACTCAGAGGGCAACAAACCCATCGACCTGTGTCACCTCCGCTGCAGACGATCCTCCGCCAG GTACCTCCGCAGTGCCATGTGGAAGAAAGACAAAAAGGATTTTGCCCGGGAAATGAAGAAGTTGGAGAAAATCAAACAAAACATTGAGGAATCAGAAGAGGACGCCATATTACAGATGCAG CAGATTCCTTGTTGCGATTGCCCCAAAACTAAGAATATGACGGAAGAGTTGAACAAGATTAGCTTAAAAATGGAAACTTCGCCAAAGTCAGCACCAGCTCCTCAACGAACGTCCTCCAGAAGTAATAAATCTCCAAAGATAACGAAGAAGGGAATACTCCAAAAAGAAAATACCAAAAAAGTAATGTCACCAAAAGGGAGAGTAAAGGTCAGCGATGAAGAAAGGGTGGCATCGAAGAACTGTGTTTGGAACGTAAGCACCAACCCACACACATCACCCACCGTATGTATTAACCGGGCACCGGCGCTATGGCAGGGCGCTTACCCAGAAGAGGTCACCAAGAAGGACATCAGTTCCCGAGTATTTCTGACTAAAGATGAACAGGGGCAACTAAAAATCCAGACCTTACAAGGCCAAGTCTTCTCTCCACCAAGCCTGCCCCATGAAGTCATCGGGAGGAGCCTGTTCCCACAGAGAGGACCTCAGGAGCGGATACGGGTTCTCAAAGACTTCAAGGCCACTCATGTCTTTGATGTTCCAAGGAAGCAGCAGTCCAATGAGGCTCACAAGCCAGAGTCAGAAATCTCTTATCACCTAAGACGGGACCTGGACTTGAAATTCAGGAAGCCACATAGATGGCCACTGTCAGACGATCTCCTGTAG
- the ANKRD53 gene encoding ankyrin repeat domain-containing protein 53 isoform X1, translating to MDVERDQLMAASIGNMDWLQLCMTASDSQVQADRYGFTALHMAAIHSHLRCLALLLEDHGMDVNAPSTYGWRALHLVMNQKSGHRVLPCLQYLLQRGADVNVRSQSGCTPLHRAASEGLEDCIAILVDAGANVHAEDSEGNKPIDLCHLRCRRSSARYLRSAMWKKDKKDFAREMKKLEKIKQNIEESEEDAILQMQQIPCCDCPKTKNMTEELNKISLKMETSPKSAPAPQRTSSRSNKSPKITKKGILQKENTKKVMSPKGRVKVSDEERVASKNCVWNVSTNPHTSPTVCINRAPALWQGAYPEEVTKKDISSRVFLTKDEQGQLKIQTLQGQVFSPPSLPHEVIGRSLFPQRGPQERIRVLKDFKATHVFDVPRKQQSNEAHKPESEISYHLRRDLDLKFRKPHRWPLSDDLL from the exons GGGTTCACCGCACTGCACATGGCGGCCATCCACAGCCATCTCCGGTGCCTGGCTCTACTGCTGGAGGACCACGGAATGGATGTGAACGCACCCAGCACCTATGGATGGCGAGCGCTGCACTTGGTGATGAATCAGAAGAGTGGGCACCGGGTGCTGCCATGTCTGCAATACCTGCTGCAGCGCGGAGCCGATGTCAATGT GCGGAGTCAGAGCGGCTGCACCCCCCTGCACCGGGCCGCCAGCGAGGGTCTGGAGGACTGTATCGCGATCCTGGTGGACGCTGGAGCCAACGTCCACGCTGAGGACTCAGAGGGCAACAAACCCATCGACCTGTGTCACCTCCGCTGCAGACGATCCTCCGCCAG GTACCTCCGCAGTGCCATGTGGAAGAAAGACAAAAAGGATTTTGCCCGGGAAATGAAGAAGTTGGAGAAAATCAAACAAAACATTGAGGAATCAGAAGAGGACGCCATATTACAGATGCAG CAGATTCCTTGTTGCGATTGCCCCAAAACTAAGAATATGACGGAAGAGTTGAACAAGATTAGCTTAAAAATGGAAACTTCGCCAAAGTCAGCACCAGCTCCTCAACGAACGTCCTCCAGAAGTAATAAATCTCCAAAGATAACGAAGAAGGGAATACTCCAAAAAGAAAATACCAAAAAAGTAATGTCACCAAAAGGGAGAGTAAAGGTCAGCGATGAAGAAAGGGTGGCATCGAAGAACTGTGTTTGGAACGTAAGCACCAACCCACACACATCACCCACCGTATGTATTAACCGGGCACCGGCGCTATGGCAGGGCGCTTACCCAGAAGAGGTCACCAAGAAGGACATCAGTTCCCGAGTATTTCTGACTAAAGATGAACAGGGGCAACTAAAAATCCAGACCTTACAAGGCCAAGTCTTCTCTCCACCAAGCCTGCCCCATGAAGTCATCGGGAGGAGCCTGTTCCCACAGAGAGGACCTCAGGAGCGGATACGGGTTCTCAAAGACTTCAAGGCCACTCATGTCTTTGATGTTCCAAGGAAGCAGCAGTCCAATGAGGCTCACAAGCCAGAGTCAGAAATCTCTTATCACCTAAGACGGGACCTGGACTTGAAATTCAGGAAGCCACATAGATGGCCACTGTCAGACGATCTCCTGTAG